One Egicoccus halophilus genomic region harbors:
- a CDS encoding universal stress protein — protein sequence MSIVVCTPGGPAEQTLVAAGEEQARQAARGLVLVRHVKLQDLEHATGVDREMTAAADVRTQLEATAAAVGRRGVDCRAHVVTSSDDNPSTVLIDAAADAEATLLVIGVRTRSRVSKLLLGSTTQDLLLAAGRPVLCVPLEARR from the coding sequence ATGAGCATCGTCGTCTGCACGCCGGGTGGTCCGGCAGAACAGACCCTGGTCGCGGCCGGGGAGGAACAGGCGCGCCAGGCCGCTCGTGGCCTGGTGCTCGTTCGCCACGTCAAGCTCCAGGATCTCGAACATGCGACCGGTGTGGACCGGGAGATGACCGCGGCGGCCGACGTGCGGACGCAACTCGAGGCCACCGCCGCAGCCGTGGGCCGGCGAGGTGTCGACTGTCGGGCACACGTCGTCACCAGCAGCGACGACAACCCGAGCACGGTGCTGATCGATGCGGCTGCCGACGCCGAGGCGACGCTGCTCGTCATCGGGGTCCGGACGCGCTCCCGGGTCAGCAAGCTGCTCCTCGGAAGCACGACCCAGGACCTGCTGCTCGCCGCCGGGCGCCCCGTGCTGTGCGTGCCATTGGAGGCACGGCGCTGA
- a CDS encoding 4-carboxy-4-hydroxy-2-oxoadipate aldolase/oxaloacetate decarboxylase, with translation MRRNVVVRSIDRADPNLVAELGAAGVATVHEAMGRTGLLGTELSPIQRGARIAGTAVTVTCQPGDNLMIHAAVEQVTNGDVLVVTTTSPSTDGMFGELLATSLRAHGCVGLVIDAGVRDVDELNELGFPVWTRAVSAQGTVKATPGSVNVPVVCAGGVVHPGDVVVADDDGVVVVPRAGAAAASQAAQDRLEREAATRQRLAAGELGLDLYGLRARLDELGVAYVDRLDD, from the coding sequence ATGCGAAGGAACGTCGTCGTGCGCAGCATCGACCGCGCCGACCCGAATCTCGTGGCGGAACTCGGTGCGGCGGGCGTGGCGACCGTGCACGAGGCGATGGGGCGCACGGGTCTGCTCGGTACGGAGCTGTCGCCGATCCAGCGGGGGGCACGGATCGCCGGCACCGCCGTGACGGTCACGTGCCAACCCGGCGACAACCTGATGATCCACGCGGCGGTCGAGCAGGTGACCAACGGCGACGTGCTGGTGGTCACCACCACCTCGCCGTCGACGGACGGCATGTTCGGCGAACTGCTCGCCACCTCGTTGCGCGCGCACGGGTGCGTCGGGCTCGTGATCGATGCGGGCGTGCGCGACGTCGACGAGCTCAACGAACTCGGCTTCCCGGTCTGGACCCGAGCCGTGTCGGCGCAGGGAACGGTCAAGGCCACCCCGGGCTCGGTCAACGTGCCGGTCGTCTGCGCCGGCGGCGTGGTCCACCCCGGTGACGTCGTGGTCGCGGACGACGACGGTGTCGTGGTCGTTCCCCGGGCCGGAGCGGCCGCGGCGAGCCAGGCCGCCCAGGACCGACTCGAACGGGAGGCGGCAACCCGACAGCGTCTCGCGGCCGGGGAGCTGGGACTGGATCTGTACGGCCTGCGTGCGCGCCTGGACGAACTCGGGGTCGCCTACGTCGACCGACTCGACGACTGA
- a CDS encoding TRAP transporter substrate-binding protein — translation MYSNASRGRRTIAATMAMGLVLVACGGDDDDATDTAAPTEDTADTDGDTAGEDAGDDGAAAPDADAFADAPEVEVVFGHPFPDQHHLAVNVLQPWMDEVTEMTDGTVRFDVQPAGALSGPPDNYEHPAAGVTDMGWALHGYTPGQFPITQVIELPFVFGSAVQGTEVLWNLYEEFPEFQDEYGEVQVLALWAHDVGDLFTTSTPVESTDDVRGLSIRTPAPMQNALIETLGGSAVGMPAPELYDSLDRGVIDGLLIGHSGVPTFGLEEVVGHVTRGNFFVGTMFLVMNPATWDAMSPEQQAVFQETAFEDLSMRLAEDMDQVGGEAVDQFEEWGFEIHELDESQLQEWRDATADVPQSWIDSMGDDVQAQEMYDRMLELAGVN, via the coding sequence ATGTACAGCAACGCGAGCAGAGGGCGTCGGACGATCGCTGCCACGATGGCGATGGGTCTGGTGCTCGTGGCCTGCGGCGGTGATGACGACGACGCGACGGACACGGCTGCACCGACCGAGGACACCGCCGACACCGACGGGGACACGGCCGGTGAGGATGCCGGTGACGACGGCGCTGCCGCGCCCGACGCCGACGCCTTCGCGGACGCGCCGGAGGTCGAGGTCGTCTTCGGTCACCCGTTCCCCGACCAGCACCACCTCGCGGTGAACGTGCTGCAGCCGTGGATGGACGAGGTCACCGAGATGACCGACGGGACGGTGAGGTTCGACGTCCAGCCGGCCGGCGCGCTCTCCGGACCGCCGGACAACTACGAGCACCCCGCAGCAGGGGTGACCGACATGGGCTGGGCGCTGCACGGGTACACGCCGGGGCAGTTCCCGATCACCCAGGTGATCGAGCTGCCGTTCGTGTTCGGCTCGGCGGTCCAGGGCACCGAGGTCCTGTGGAACCTGTACGAGGAGTTCCCCGAGTTCCAGGACGAGTACGGCGAGGTCCAGGTCCTGGCGCTGTGGGCGCACGACGTCGGTGACCTGTTCACGACCAGCACGCCGGTCGAGTCCACCGACGACGTCCGTGGCCTGAGTATCCGTACACCCGCCCCGATGCAGAACGCGCTGATCGAAACCCTGGGCGGCTCCGCCGTCGGCATGCCCGCGCCGGAGCTGTACGACTCGCTCGACCGCGGCGTCATCGACGGCCTGCTGATCGGGCACTCCGGTGTCCCGACCTTCGGCCTCGAAGAGGTCGTCGGTCACGTGACCCGCGGGAACTTCTTCGTCGGCACCATGTTCCTCGTGATGAACCCGGCCACCTGGGACGCCATGTCGCCCGAGCAGCAGGCCGTGTTCCAGGAAACCGCGTTCGAGGACCTGTCGATGAGGCTCGCCGAGGACATGGACCAGGTCGGCGGTGAGGCGGTCGACCAGTTCGAGGAGTGGGGCTTCGAGATCCACGAGCTCGACGAGTCCCAGCTGCAGGAGTGGCGTGACGCCACGGCGGACGTGCCACAGAGCTGGATCGACTCCATGGGCGACGACGTCCAGGCCCAAGAGATGTACGACCGGATGCTCGAGCTGGCAGGCGTCAACTAG
- a CDS encoding TRAP transporter large permease, whose translation MSSELIGLLGFAVLILLLVARVPVGIAMILVSVAGYGLVVRPDAALARLGSDAFASTASYTLSVIPLFVLMGLLLAQAALGRDLYRFLDGLLWRVRGGLALATIGASSLFGAVSGSATASASTMSLVAMPEMRRYNYDEGLGAACIAVGGTLGSLIPPSAVLVLYGILTEENIGALLIGGILPGLMTTLLLMLTAYLLVRRRPQLAPGAEGHVQRSPMRTLVLRVWAVPAIFGLSMGGIYLGVFTPTEAGAVGAFLALAFSVLSGRLSWSGFIEAVSQTVRLSAMIFLVVIGGRMFGFFLSATGIPRTLGGFIGDLEVAGWVVAAAILLLYVVLGAFMDEIAILVIMTPIMYPIVIDLGFDGVWFGVLSIMMLLTGLLTPPVGIISFVVSRVADVPLEKVFRSVAPFWLALVVAALLVIFFPQIVLVLPGLMG comes from the coding sequence ATGTCCTCAGAACTGATCGGCCTGTTGGGCTTCGCCGTCCTCATCCTGTTGCTGGTCGCGCGGGTGCCCGTGGGCATCGCCATGATCCTGGTCTCCGTGGCGGGATACGGCCTCGTCGTGCGTCCCGACGCGGCGCTCGCTCGCCTGGGCTCCGACGCGTTCGCCAGTACGGCCAGTTACACGCTGAGCGTGATCCCTCTGTTCGTCCTCATGGGGTTGCTGTTGGCGCAGGCGGCGCTGGGCCGCGACCTGTACCGCTTCCTCGACGGCTTGCTCTGGCGCGTGCGTGGGGGCCTCGCCCTTGCCACCATCGGGGCATCGAGCCTGTTCGGCGCGGTGAGCGGCTCCGCCACCGCGTCGGCGTCGACCATGTCGCTCGTCGCCATGCCCGAGATGCGTCGATACAACTACGACGAGGGGCTCGGTGCCGCCTGCATCGCCGTGGGCGGGACGCTCGGCTCACTGATCCCGCCGAGTGCCGTCCTCGTGCTCTACGGCATCCTGACCGAGGAGAACATCGGAGCGCTGCTCATCGGCGGGATCCTTCCAGGCCTGATGACCACGTTGCTGTTGATGCTCACCGCCTATCTGCTGGTCCGACGACGCCCGCAACTCGCCCCCGGTGCCGAAGGTCACGTGCAACGCAGCCCGATGCGCACACTCGTGCTGCGGGTCTGGGCGGTGCCAGCCATCTTCGGTCTGAGCATGGGCGGGATCTACCTCGGCGTGTTCACCCCCACCGAGGCCGGTGCCGTCGGCGCGTTCCTCGCCCTGGCGTTCAGCGTGCTGTCGGGGCGGTTGAGTTGGAGCGGATTCATCGAGGCCGTCAGCCAGACGGTGCGCCTGAGCGCGATGATCTTCCTCGTCGTGATCGGCGGCCGGATGTTCGGCTTCTTCCTGTCGGCCACCGGGATCCCCCGCACGCTCGGCGGCTTCATCGGCGACCTCGAGGTCGCCGGCTGGGTGGTGGCGGCGGCGATCCTGCTGCTGTACGTGGTGCTCGGTGCGTTCATGGACGAGATCGCGATCCTGGTGATCATGACGCCGATCATGTACCCGATCGTCATCGACCTCGGCTTCGACGGGGTCTGGTTCGGCGTACTCAGCATCATGATGCTCCTGACAGGTCTGCTGACGCCGCCGGTCGGGATCATCAGTTTCGTCGTCAGCCGGGTGGCGGACGTCCCGCTCGAGAAGGTGTTCCGCTCCGTGGCGCCGTTCTGGCTCGCGCTGGTGGTCGCTGCCCTCCTGGTGATCTTCTTCCCGCAGATCGTGCTGGTCCTGCCCGGGTTGATGGGCTGA
- a CDS encoding muconolactone Delta-isomerase: MEFLVRTTNNLPADTPEERRRELLQAERARAAELREAGLLKKLWRVPGTRSSIGWYEARDATELHEALSSLAFFPWVDIVVEPLAQHPQER, encoded by the coding sequence ATGGAGTTCCTCGTCCGCACGACCAACAACCTGCCGGCGGACACGCCGGAGGAACGCCGCCGCGAACTGCTGCAGGCCGAACGGGCCCGCGCTGCCGAGTTGCGCGAGGCCGGGCTGCTCAAGAAGCTGTGGCGGGTGCCCGGAACGCGCTCCTCGATCGGCTGGTACGAGGCCAGGGACGCCACCGAACTTCACGAGGCGCTCTCGTCGCTGGCGTTCTTCCCGTGGGTGGACATCGTCGTCGAGCCGCTGGCGCAGCATCCTCAGGAGCGCTGA
- a CDS encoding GntR family transcriptional regulator: MAREGGRPLVACLRDDIMLGVLGPGQRLVEAELTERYGVTRGAVRQALMSLEGEGLVERERNRGARVRAISLDEAIEITEARAVLEGLCAAKAAQNATGRERAELRRLGEDMAAAVLAEDVMRYSTATQDLHRYVREIARQQTVADLLKRLRYQSVRYHFSVALLPGRPSVGLAEHRGVIESIVSGDADVAEDVMRRHVFSVIDALQALAGRSGDGLHLASAHGGTRLPT, from the coding sequence ATGGCGCGCGAAGGAGGCCGGCCGCTCGTTGCGTGTCTACGCGACGACATCATGCTTGGTGTGCTGGGGCCGGGGCAGCGGCTGGTGGAAGCCGAACTCACGGAACGCTACGGCGTGACCCGCGGTGCCGTGCGACAGGCGTTGATGAGCCTGGAGGGCGAAGGGCTGGTCGAGCGTGAGCGCAATCGCGGTGCCCGCGTCCGCGCCATCAGCCTCGACGAGGCCATCGAGATCACCGAGGCCCGAGCCGTGCTCGAGGGCTTGTGCGCCGCGAAGGCGGCACAGAACGCCACGGGCAGGGAGCGTGCCGAGTTGCGGCGCCTGGGCGAGGACATGGCGGCCGCCGTCCTGGCCGAGGACGTCATGCGCTACAGCACCGCCACCCAGGACCTGCACCGCTACGTCCGCGAGATCGCACGCCAACAGACGGTGGCGGACCTGCTGAAGCGACTGCGCTACCAGAGCGTGCGGTACCACTTCAGTGTTGCGCTGCTCCCGGGACGCCCCAGCGTCGGGTTGGCGGAACACCGTGGGGTGATCGAGTCGATCGTCTCCGGTGACGCCGACGTGGCCGAGGACGTCATGCGCCGGCACGTGTTCAGCGTGATCGACGCGCTGCAGGCCCTCGCTGGCCGTAGTGGCGACGGCCTCCACCTCGCCAGCGCGCACGGCGGAACGCGGCTTCCGACATGA
- a CDS encoding alpha/beta fold hydrolase: MARTFVLTHGAWHGAWCWQRVTPALRAAGHEVVVPTLTGLGHRAHLTHPMVGLDTHVRDVASVLEYEDLHDVVLVGHSYAGMVVVGAAAAVPERIGALVVVDGFVPQRGERAVDLLPSHAAAHYRESAEEKGDGWRVPPRPLQNLGVTDEEAAAWLRPRLVDHPFKTYTDTADFGASELSVEGTYLACDGWNTPFGWAAERAAGLGWQVESLDADHEVIATSPDLLVDALLRVATERHVTA; this comes from the coding sequence ATGGCGCGCACGTTCGTACTCACCCATGGCGCGTGGCACGGTGCCTGGTGCTGGCAACGCGTCACACCGGCGCTCCGCGCCGCCGGCCACGAGGTCGTCGTGCCGACCCTGACCGGTCTCGGTCACCGCGCGCACCTGACCCACCCGATGGTGGGCCTCGACACCCACGTCCGTGACGTGGCCTCCGTGCTCGAGTACGAGGATCTGCACGACGTGGTCCTGGTCGGGCACAGCTACGCCGGCATGGTCGTCGTCGGGGCCGCCGCGGCGGTGCCCGAGCGGATCGGGGCGCTGGTGGTGGTGGACGGTTTCGTCCCGCAGCGCGGTGAGCGGGCCGTCGATCTGCTGCCGTCACATGCCGCGGCGCACTACCGCGAGTCGGCCGAGGAGAAGGGCGACGGCTGGCGGGTACCGCCGCGCCCGCTGCAGAACCTCGGCGTCACCGACGAGGAGGCGGCCGCCTGGCTGCGTCCACGACTGGTCGACCACCCCTTCAAGACCTACACCGACACCGCGGACTTCGGAGCCTCCGAGCTCTCGGTCGAGGGGACGTACCTGGCCTGTGACGGTTGGAACACGCCGTTCGGGTGGGCAGCCGAGCGCGCCGCCGGGCTCGGCTGGCAGGTGGAGAGCCTGGACGCCGATCACGAGGTGATCGCCACGTCCCCGGACCTGCTCGTCGACGCATTGTTGCGCGTCGCCACCGAGCGGCACGTCACCGCCTGA
- a CDS encoding TRAP transporter small permease: protein MERLVARFAGLTRALHYVSGALIVGLMLMIVGNVVGRWLFNRPIRGTVELTEIGMVAIVFLGFAYAQVREDHIRVDLVYEKLGRRGRVGLGLFAAAVSLVTVALMAWRLHDYVGILEASRRTTSALSIPLYWVAWVGVVGLVIYAVGVLTTAFERSRGPDDPDPEDGQLPIDLPTTDDER, encoded by the coding sequence ATGGAACGTCTCGTCGCACGGTTCGCCGGCCTGACCCGAGCGCTCCACTACGTGTCGGGGGCGCTGATCGTCGGCCTGATGCTGATGATCGTGGGCAACGTCGTGGGGCGTTGGCTCTTCAACCGGCCGATCCGCGGGACCGTGGAACTGACCGAGATCGGCATGGTCGCGATCGTGTTCCTCGGCTTCGCCTACGCCCAGGTGCGCGAGGACCACATCCGGGTGGACCTGGTGTACGAGAAGTTGGGCCGTCGTGGACGGGTCGGGCTCGGCCTGTTCGCCGCCGCGGTCAGCCTGGTCACGGTCGCCCTGATGGCCTGGCGCCTGCACGACTACGTCGGGATTCTCGAAGCCTCGCGGCGGACGACCAGTGCCCTGTCCATCCCGCTCTACTGGGTCGCCTGGGTCGGGGTGGTCGGACTGGTGATCTATGCGGTCGGCGTCCTGACCACCGCCTTCGAGCGCAGCCGGGGACCGGACGACCCCGATCCCGAGGACGGGCAGCTGCCCATCGACCTGCCCACCACCGACGACGAGCGCTGA